In a genomic window of Punica granatum isolate Tunisia-2019 chromosome 6, ASM765513v2, whole genome shotgun sequence:
- the LOC116209814 gene encoding factor of DNA methylation 5-like isoform X4: MKPWRSPYAWCAHPHDYEAEGPVGDYLWKMGKLRSIRDIVQESDQRQSNVVSNLTDEIDMTNKTLDNMQYKFNESSVSLKRVLEEKDRIVNDISGEEMKLQPWPEIRSNSYWKSRRKCNMSWRRRGEKLNPGVETLINVKLERERQKLDDDKKKNEVRNISLELASTEQQRSDENVRRLVEKQKNEKEVALRKLLDMERQLNDKQKLEMEIQELKGRLEVMKHLTDRDNEVIRVKMKEISDELEEKVENLSCREEENEALLRRGIESRNQLQETHRFLISEIIDKRNEKLQELKLELGEAAYDTIVTALMEVN, encoded by the exons ATGAAGCCCTGGCGAAGCCCTTATGCTTGGTGTGCTCATCCCCATGACTATGAAGCGGAAGGGCCAGTTGGTGACTACCTATGGAAGATGGGGAAGTTGAGGAGCATAAGGGATATTGTCCAGGAATCCGATCAAAGACAGAGTAATGTAGTTTCCAACCTGACAGATGAAATAGACATGACTAATAAGACTCTTGATAATATGCAGTACAAGTTCAATGAGAGTTCAGTGTCTCTGAAGCGGGTGCTTGAAGAGAAGGACAGGATTGTTAATGACATCTCTGgag AGGAAATGAAGCTGCAGCCCTGGCCCGAGATAAGATCCAACAGTTACTGGAAGAGCAGGAGAAAATGCAATATGagttggagaagaagaggagagaaaTTGAATCCTGGAGTAGAGACCTTAATAAACGTGAAGCTCGAACGTGAGAGGCAGAAGCTAGATGATGACAAGAAAAAG AATGAAGTGAGGAATATTTCACTAGAGTTGGCCTCAACAGAGCAGCAAAGGTCCGATGAGAATGTTCGCAGGCTGGTGGAAAAGCAAAAG AATGAAAAAGAGGTTGCCTTAAGAAAGTTACTGGACATGGAAAGGCAGCTCAATGACAAGCAAAAGCTGGAGATGGAAATTCAAGAGTTGAAAGGAAGACTTGAAGTGATGAAGCATCTGACAGATCGGGATAATGAAGTGATTCGGGTCAAGATGAAAGAGATTTCAGATGAATTGGAGGAGAAGGTCGAGAATCTAAGCTGTAGAGAGGAAGAAAACGAGGCTTTACTACGTAGAGGCATTGAGTCCAGAAATCAACTACAAGAAACTCATAGATTTCTCATTTCG GAGATCATCGACAAACGAAATGAAAAACTGCAGGAACTTAAGCTAGAGTTGGGAGAGGCAGCATACGATACCATTGTCACAGCCTTGATGGAAGTAAATTAA
- the LOC116209814 gene encoding factor of DNA methylation 1-like isoform X1 — protein sequence MKPWRSPYAWCAHPHDYEAEGPVGDYLWKMGKLRSIRDIVQESDQRQSNVVSNLTDEIDMTNKTLDNMQYKFNESSVSLKRVLEEKDRIVNDISGEEMKLQPWPEIRSNSYWKSRRKCNMSWRRRGEKLNPGVETLINVKLERERQKLDDDKKKNEVRNISLELASTEQQRSDENVRRLVEKQKNEKEVALRKLLDMERQLNDKQKLEMEIQELKGRLEVMKHLTDRDNEVIRVKMKEISDELEEKVENLSCREEENEALLRRGIESRNQLQETHRFLISAMQGLLGAGMNIGMKRLGELDRKPFQDACRQRFSSEEAETRAAALISLWESQLGDPSWHPMKVVDIKGKAVEIIDKRNEKLQELKLELGEAAYDTIVTALMEVN from the exons ATGAAGCCCTGGCGAAGCCCTTATGCTTGGTGTGCTCATCCCCATGACTATGAAGCGGAAGGGCCAGTTGGTGACTACCTATGGAAGATGGGGAAGTTGAGGAGCATAAGGGATATTGTCCAGGAATCCGATCAAAGACAGAGTAATGTAGTTTCCAACCTGACAGATGAAATAGACATGACTAATAAGACTCTTGATAATATGCAGTACAAGTTCAATGAGAGTTCAGTGTCTCTGAAGCGGGTGCTTGAAGAGAAGGACAGGATTGTTAATGACATCTCTGgag AGGAAATGAAGCTGCAGCCCTGGCCCGAGATAAGATCCAACAGTTACTGGAAGAGCAGGAGAAAATGCAATATGagttggagaagaagaggagagaaaTTGAATCCTGGAGTAGAGACCTTAATAAACGTGAAGCTCGAACGTGAGAGGCAGAAGCTAGATGATGACAAGAAAAAG AATGAAGTGAGGAATATTTCACTAGAGTTGGCCTCAACAGAGCAGCAAAGGTCCGATGAGAATGTTCGCAGGCTGGTGGAAAAGCAAAAG AATGAAAAAGAGGTTGCCTTAAGAAAGTTACTGGACATGGAAAGGCAGCTCAATGACAAGCAAAAGCTGGAGATGGAAATTCAAGAGTTGAAAGGAAGACTTGAAGTGATGAAGCATCTGACAGATCGGGATAATGAAGTGATTCGGGTCAAGATGAAAGAGATTTCAGATGAATTGGAGGAGAAGGTCGAGAATCTAAGCTGTAGAGAGGAAGAAAACGAGGCTTTACTACGTAGAGGCATTGAGTCCAGAAATCAACTACAAGAAACTCATAGATTTCTCATTTCG GCCATGCAAGGGCTGCTGGGTGCAGGAATGAACATTGGGATGAAGAGGTTGGGGGAACTTGATAGGAAGCCATTTCAGGATGCTTGTAGGCAAAGGTTCTCTTCTGAGGAAGCGGAGACCCGAGCAGCTGCATTAATCAGCCTGTGGGAGTCTCAATTAGGGGATCCTAGTTGGCATCCAATGAAAGTCGTTGACATTAAAGGAAAGGCTGTA GAGATCATCGACAAACGAAATGAAAAACTGCAGGAACTTAAGCTAGAGTTGGGAGAGGCAGCATACGATACCATTGTCACAGCCTTGATGGAAGTAAATTAA
- the LOC116209814 gene encoding factor of DNA methylation 1-like isoform X2 encodes MKPWRSPYAWCAHPHDYEAEGPVGDYLWKMGKLRSIRDIVQESDQRQSNVVSNLTDEIDMTNKTLDNMQYKFNESSVSLKRVLEEKDRIVNDISGEEMKLQPWPEIRSNSYWKSRRKCNMSWRRRGEKLNPGVETLINVKLERERQKLDDDKKKNEVRNISLELASTEQQRSDENVRRLVEKQKNEKEVALRKLLDMERQLNDKQKLEMEIQELKGRLEVMKHLTDRDNEVIRVKMKEISDELEEKVENLSCREEENEALLRRGIESRNQLQETHRFLISAMQGLLGAGMNIGMKRLGELDRKPFQDACRQRFSSEEAETRAAALISLWESQLGDPSWHPMKVVDIKGDHRQTK; translated from the exons ATGAAGCCCTGGCGAAGCCCTTATGCTTGGTGTGCTCATCCCCATGACTATGAAGCGGAAGGGCCAGTTGGTGACTACCTATGGAAGATGGGGAAGTTGAGGAGCATAAGGGATATTGTCCAGGAATCCGATCAAAGACAGAGTAATGTAGTTTCCAACCTGACAGATGAAATAGACATGACTAATAAGACTCTTGATAATATGCAGTACAAGTTCAATGAGAGTTCAGTGTCTCTGAAGCGGGTGCTTGAAGAGAAGGACAGGATTGTTAATGACATCTCTGgag AGGAAATGAAGCTGCAGCCCTGGCCCGAGATAAGATCCAACAGTTACTGGAAGAGCAGGAGAAAATGCAATATGagttggagaagaagaggagagaaaTTGAATCCTGGAGTAGAGACCTTAATAAACGTGAAGCTCGAACGTGAGAGGCAGAAGCTAGATGATGACAAGAAAAAG AATGAAGTGAGGAATATTTCACTAGAGTTGGCCTCAACAGAGCAGCAAAGGTCCGATGAGAATGTTCGCAGGCTGGTGGAAAAGCAAAAG AATGAAAAAGAGGTTGCCTTAAGAAAGTTACTGGACATGGAAAGGCAGCTCAATGACAAGCAAAAGCTGGAGATGGAAATTCAAGAGTTGAAAGGAAGACTTGAAGTGATGAAGCATCTGACAGATCGGGATAATGAAGTGATTCGGGTCAAGATGAAAGAGATTTCAGATGAATTGGAGGAGAAGGTCGAGAATCTAAGCTGTAGAGAGGAAGAAAACGAGGCTTTACTACGTAGAGGCATTGAGTCCAGAAATCAACTACAAGAAACTCATAGATTTCTCATTTCG GCCATGCAAGGGCTGCTGGGTGCAGGAATGAACATTGGGATGAAGAGGTTGGGGGAACTTGATAGGAAGCCATTTCAGGATGCTTGTAGGCAAAGGTTCTCTTCTGAGGAAGCGGAGACCCGAGCAGCTGCATTAATCAGCCTGTGGGAGTCTCAATTAGGGGATCCTAGTTGGCATCCAATGAAAGTCGTTGACATTAAAG GAGATCATCGACAAACGAAATGA
- the LOC116209814 gene encoding factor of DNA methylation 1-like isoform X3, which translates to MKPWRSPYAWCAHPHDYEAEGPVGDYLWKMGKLRSIRDIVQESDQRQSNVVSNLTDEIDMTNKTLDNMQYKFNESSVSLKRVLEEKDRIVNDISGEEMKLQPWPEIRSNSYWKSRRKCNMSWRRRGEKLNPGVETLINVKLERERQKLDDDKKKNEVRNISLELASTEQQRSDENVRRLVEKQKNEKEVALRKLLDMERQLNDKQKLEMEIQELKGRLEVMKHLTDRDNEVIRVKMKEISDELEEKVENLSCREEENEALLRRGIESRNQLQETHRFLISAMQGLLGAGMNIGMKRLGELDRKPFQDACRQRFSSEEAETRAAALISLWESQLGDPSWHPMKVVDIKGKAVV; encoded by the exons ATGAAGCCCTGGCGAAGCCCTTATGCTTGGTGTGCTCATCCCCATGACTATGAAGCGGAAGGGCCAGTTGGTGACTACCTATGGAAGATGGGGAAGTTGAGGAGCATAAGGGATATTGTCCAGGAATCCGATCAAAGACAGAGTAATGTAGTTTCCAACCTGACAGATGAAATAGACATGACTAATAAGACTCTTGATAATATGCAGTACAAGTTCAATGAGAGTTCAGTGTCTCTGAAGCGGGTGCTTGAAGAGAAGGACAGGATTGTTAATGACATCTCTGgag AGGAAATGAAGCTGCAGCCCTGGCCCGAGATAAGATCCAACAGTTACTGGAAGAGCAGGAGAAAATGCAATATGagttggagaagaagaggagagaaaTTGAATCCTGGAGTAGAGACCTTAATAAACGTGAAGCTCGAACGTGAGAGGCAGAAGCTAGATGATGACAAGAAAAAG AATGAAGTGAGGAATATTTCACTAGAGTTGGCCTCAACAGAGCAGCAAAGGTCCGATGAGAATGTTCGCAGGCTGGTGGAAAAGCAAAAG AATGAAAAAGAGGTTGCCTTAAGAAAGTTACTGGACATGGAAAGGCAGCTCAATGACAAGCAAAAGCTGGAGATGGAAATTCAAGAGTTGAAAGGAAGACTTGAAGTGATGAAGCATCTGACAGATCGGGATAATGAAGTGATTCGGGTCAAGATGAAAGAGATTTCAGATGAATTGGAGGAGAAGGTCGAGAATCTAAGCTGTAGAGAGGAAGAAAACGAGGCTTTACTACGTAGAGGCATTGAGTCCAGAAATCAACTACAAGAAACTCATAGATTTCTCATTTCG GCCATGCAAGGGCTGCTGGGTGCAGGAATGAACATTGGGATGAAGAGGTTGGGGGAACTTGATAGGAAGCCATTTCAGGATGCTTGTAGGCAAAGGTTCTCTTCTGAGGAAGCGGAGACCCGAGCAGCTGCATTAATCAGCCTGTGGGAGTCTCAATTAGGGGATCCTAGTTGGCATCCAATGAAAGTCGTTGACATTAAAGGAAAGGCTGTAGTATGA